The Streptomyces spororaveus genome includes a region encoding these proteins:
- a CDS encoding DUF202 domain-containing protein, producing the protein MSSSGADRDAGLQPERTRLAWRRTTLASSVVAVLALRQALRGSGAPVEMAGAAAIALVWLAFLWVAHRRIRALAAGPPRRLAPRAALAVVACTVALALFAMTVIL; encoded by the coding sequence GTGAGCAGCTCGGGCGCGGACCGTGACGCCGGGCTGCAGCCCGAGCGGACCCGGCTCGCGTGGCGGCGTACGACGCTGGCCTCCTCGGTCGTGGCGGTGCTGGCGCTGCGGCAGGCGTTGCGCGGGTCGGGTGCGCCGGTGGAGATGGCCGGGGCGGCGGCCATCGCGCTGGTCTGGCTGGCGTTCCTGTGGGTGGCCCACCGGCGGATCCGGGCGCTGGCGGCGGGCCCGCCGCGGCGGCTCGCGCCGCGGGCGGCTCTGGCGGTGGTGGCGTGCACGGTGGCGCTGGCGCTCTTCGCGATGACGGTGATCCTCTGA
- a CDS encoding YidH family protein — protein sequence MIDFVKDVRLWFAPSRLRDEGETPDYRFSLANERTFLAWIRTSLALVGGGFAVDQFLPDLRWGVRVGMAFTLLAVGAACALRAVNHWVRCERAMRRGEDLPLSRFPVLLSLGVGLVAVAMVVVVLLGWTSGR from the coding sequence GTGATCGACTTCGTCAAGGACGTGCGCCTCTGGTTCGCACCCTCGCGGCTGAGGGACGAGGGCGAGACCCCGGACTACCGCTTCTCACTGGCCAACGAACGGACCTTCCTCGCCTGGATCCGGACCTCGCTGGCCTTGGTGGGCGGCGGCTTCGCCGTCGACCAGTTCCTGCCGGACCTGCGCTGGGGGGTGCGGGTCGGGATGGCCTTCACGCTGCTCGCGGTGGGTGCGGCCTGTGCGCTGCGGGCGGTGAACCACTGGGTGCGGTGCGAGCGGGCGATGCGGCGGGGCGAGGACCTGCCGCTGTCGCGCTTCCCGGTGCTGCTGAGCCTGGGCGTCGGGCTGGTGGCGGTGGCGATGGTGGTGGTCGTGCTCCTGGGCTGGACGTCGGGGCGGTGA
- a CDS encoding FAD-binding dehydrogenase encodes MTYDADVIVIGAGLAGLVATAELVDAGRKVILLDQEPERSIGGQAHWSFGGLFFVDSPEQRRMRIKDSHDLALQDWLGTAGFDREEDAWPRRWAEAYVDFAAGEKRSWLHAQGVRFFPVVGWAERGGYDANGHGNSVPRFHITWGTGPGLVEPFERRVRAGVARGLVRFAFRHRVTGLCATAGAVDTVTGEILEPSDAVRGTASSREVTGTFTLRAQAVIVTSGGIGGNHALVRAQWPARLGTPPQRMLSGVPAHVDGLMLGIAERAGASHINKDRMWHYTEGIQNWDPIWARHGIRILPGPSPLWLDATGRRLPVPLFPGFDTLGTLDHIMKTGHDHTWFVLNERIIGKEFALSGSEQNPDLTGRSIRDVFTRARQAVPAPVRAFMDNGADFVVERDLSALVRGMNAVTKEDLLDEATVRGEIVARDREIANPFTKDLQVTAIHGARRYLGDKLIRTAAPHRILDPKAGPLIAVRLSILTRKSLGGLETDLSSRVLTGTGEPLPGVYAAGEAAGFGGGGVHGYRALEGTFLGGCIFSGRAAGRAAARAVA; translated from the coding sequence ATGACGTACGACGCAGACGTGATCGTGATCGGGGCCGGGCTCGCGGGGCTCGTGGCCACCGCCGAGCTCGTCGACGCGGGCCGCAAGGTCATCCTGCTCGACCAGGAACCGGAGCGGTCCATCGGCGGCCAGGCGCACTGGTCCTTCGGCGGGCTGTTCTTCGTGGACTCGCCCGAGCAGCGCCGGATGCGGATCAAGGACAGTCACGACCTCGCCCTCCAGGACTGGCTGGGCACCGCCGGGTTCGACCGCGAGGAGGACGCCTGGCCGCGCCGCTGGGCCGAGGCCTACGTCGACTTCGCGGCCGGCGAGAAGCGCTCCTGGCTGCACGCGCAGGGCGTCCGCTTCTTCCCGGTGGTCGGCTGGGCGGAGCGCGGCGGCTACGACGCCAACGGCCACGGGAACTCCGTCCCCCGCTTCCACATCACCTGGGGCACCGGCCCCGGCCTGGTGGAGCCCTTCGAACGGCGGGTCCGGGCCGGTGTGGCCCGCGGGCTGGTGCGGTTCGCGTTCCGCCACCGTGTCACCGGGCTCTGCGCCACGGCCGGCGCGGTGGACACCGTGACCGGCGAGATCCTGGAACCCTCCGACGCCGTACGCGGCACCGCCAGCAGCCGTGAGGTCACCGGGACCTTCACCCTGCGGGCCCAGGCCGTGATCGTCACGAGCGGCGGCATCGGCGGCAACCACGCCCTCGTCCGCGCGCAATGGCCCGCCCGGCTCGGCACCCCGCCGCAGCGGATGCTCTCCGGGGTCCCGGCGCACGTCGACGGCCTGATGCTCGGCATCGCGGAGCGGGCGGGCGCCAGCCACATCAACAAGGACCGGATGTGGCACTACACCGAGGGCATCCAGAACTGGGACCCGATCTGGGCCCGGCACGGCATCCGCATCCTGCCCGGCCCCTCCCCGCTGTGGCTGGACGCGACGGGCAGGCGCCTGCCCGTACCGCTCTTCCCGGGCTTCGACACCCTCGGGACCCTCGACCACATCATGAAGACCGGCCACGACCACACCTGGTTCGTGCTCAACGAGCGCATCATCGGCAAGGAGTTCGCCCTCTCGGGCTCCGAGCAGAACCCGGACCTCACCGGCAGGTCGATCCGGGACGTCTTCACCCGCGCGCGCCAGGCCGTACCCGCCCCGGTCCGGGCCTTCATGGACAACGGGGCCGACTTCGTCGTCGAGCGGGACCTGTCCGCGCTGGTCCGCGGGATGAACGCGGTCACCAAGGAGGACCTCCTCGACGAGGCCACCGTCCGGGGCGAGATCGTGGCCCGCGACCGGGAGATCGCCAACCCCTTCACCAAGGACCTCCAGGTCACGGCCATTCACGGTGCCCGCAGATACCTCGGCGACAAGCTCATCCGCACCGCCGCCCCGCACCGGATCCTGGACCCGAAGGCCGGGCCGCTGATCGCGGTACGGCTGTCGATCCTGACCCGCAAGTCCCTGGGCGGCCTGGAGACCGACCTCTCCTCGCGCGTCCTGACCGGCACCGGCGAGCCGCTGCCGGGCGTCTACGCGGCGGGCGAGGCGGCCGGATTCGGCGGTGGCGGGGTGCACGGGTACCGGGCCCTGGAGGGCACCTTCCTCGGCGGGTGCATCTTCTCGGGCCGGGCGGCGGGCCGCGCCGCGGCCCGGGCCGTCGCCTGA
- a CDS encoding APC family permease — translation MPTGRSSTLQDPAEIRTYKGQDRALRAGRLGTAGLLLSVLAASAPLMVVAGVMPTTFGVMGVVGQPLLFVILGAVLALFSVGYAEMSRHVHNAGAFYAYIARGLGPTAGAGASLVALVAYSAMQVGVFGILGFEMSGLFATYLDIELNWWIPALLAVAVTGALGWLKIDLNAKVLGVLLLVECVLVVVFDVAALSKPAAEGLSLHAFNPETLGGAGFGTALCFCIAAFVGFEQSPVYAEETSKPHIVVSRVMFLAVGFVALFFAVSAWALTVATGPSEVVKTSAEAGPALLFQLTESRLGATFTDVLHVLFVTGMFAAMLSFHNVVARYAFAMGREGLLPAAFGRTNAGTGAPATGSLLQTGVAALVVTAFAVSDDKPAGDPTTPVLHLFTWMGSVGALGVTLLMAAASFAVIAFFVRRGTAGAQVWRLVAAGSAGLALLAIAVYTVKDFGVLVGAEKGSALSWLLPGIIGAAVVTGLVYGAVLRRSRPEVHARIGLGNEAFRLDQAAEGTPGG, via the coding sequence ATGCCGACGGGCAGATCCTCCACGCTCCAAGACCCGGCCGAGATCCGTACGTACAAGGGCCAGGACCGGGCCCTGCGCGCCGGCCGCCTCGGCACCGCCGGCCTGCTCCTGTCCGTGCTCGCCGCCAGCGCGCCCCTGATGGTCGTCGCCGGTGTCATGCCCACGACCTTCGGGGTCATGGGCGTCGTCGGCCAGCCCCTGCTCTTCGTCATCCTCGGAGCCGTCCTCGCGCTCTTCAGCGTCGGCTACGCCGAGATGAGCCGCCACGTCCACAACGCCGGCGCCTTCTACGCGTACATCGCCCGCGGCCTCGGCCCCACCGCCGGCGCGGGGGCCTCCCTCGTCGCCCTGGTCGCGTACAGCGCCATGCAGGTCGGCGTCTTCGGCATCCTCGGCTTCGAGATGTCCGGCCTCTTCGCCACCTACCTCGACATCGAGCTCAACTGGTGGATACCGGCCCTGCTGGCCGTCGCCGTCACCGGCGCGCTCGGCTGGCTCAAGATCGACCTCAACGCGAAGGTCCTCGGGGTCCTCCTCCTCGTCGAGTGCGTCCTCGTCGTCGTCTTCGACGTCGCCGCCCTCAGCAAGCCCGCCGCCGAAGGCCTCTCGCTCCACGCCTTCAACCCCGAGACCCTCGGCGGCGCCGGCTTCGGCACCGCGCTCTGCTTCTGCATCGCCGCCTTCGTCGGCTTCGAGCAGTCCCCGGTCTACGCCGAGGAGACCAGCAAGCCGCACATCGTCGTCTCCCGCGTGATGTTCCTCGCCGTCGGCTTCGTCGCCCTCTTCTTCGCCGTCAGCGCCTGGGCCCTCACCGTGGCCACCGGCCCCTCCGAGGTCGTCAAGACCTCCGCCGAGGCCGGCCCCGCCCTGCTCTTCCAGCTCACCGAGAGCCGGCTCGGCGCCACCTTCACCGACGTCCTGCACGTCCTCTTCGTCACCGGCATGTTCGCGGCCATGCTCAGCTTCCACAACGTCGTCGCCCGCTACGCCTTCGCCATGGGCCGCGAGGGCCTGCTCCCGGCCGCCTTCGGACGCACCAACGCCGGAACCGGTGCCCCCGCCACCGGCTCCCTGCTGCAGACCGGCGTCGCCGCCCTCGTCGTGACCGCCTTCGCGGTCTCCGACGACAAGCCGGCCGGTGACCCCACCACCCCCGTCCTGCACCTGTTCACCTGGATGGGCAGCGTCGGCGCCCTCGGCGTGACCCTTCTCATGGCCGCCGCCTCCTTCGCCGTCATCGCCTTCTTCGTCCGCCGCGGCACCGCCGGCGCCCAGGTCTGGCGCCTCGTCGCGGCCGGCAGCGCCGGCCTCGCCCTGCTCGCCATCGCCGTCTACACCGTCAAGGACTTCGGCGTCCTGGTCGGCGCCGAGAAGGGCTCCGCGCTCAGCTGGCTCCTGCCCGGCATCATCGGCGCCGCCGTCGTCACCGGCCTGGTCTACGGAGCCGTGCTGCGCCGCAGCCGCCCCGAGGTGCACGCCCGGATCGGCCTGGGCAACGAGGCCTTCCGCCTCGACCAGGCGGCGGAGGGCACCCCCGGCGGCTGA
- a CDS encoding ASCH domain-containing protein, whose protein sequence is MTTYDDLPPYLLGFPGPLRDQLVAAVLSGAKTSTTGLLAEYEAEDEPLPRPGARSLLVDSAERGVAVVEVTAVEVLRLGDVGLRHALDEGEGYTSVAEWRTAHEEFWHSEPVRGAIGDPGFTVDDDTLVIAERFRVTERLV, encoded by the coding sequence ATGACCACCTACGACGATCTTCCCCCGTATCTGCTGGGGTTCCCCGGGCCACTGCGCGACCAGCTGGTCGCGGCCGTGCTGAGCGGGGCGAAGACCAGTACCACCGGCCTGCTCGCGGAGTACGAGGCCGAGGACGAGCCGCTGCCGCGGCCCGGCGCCCGGTCCCTGCTGGTGGATTCCGCGGAGCGCGGGGTGGCGGTGGTGGAGGTGACCGCCGTGGAGGTGCTGCGCCTGGGGGACGTCGGGCTGCGGCACGCGCTCGACGAGGGCGAGGGCTACACGTCGGTGGCCGAATGGCGTACGGCACACGAGGAGTTCTGGCACAGCGAGCCGGTGCGCGGAGCAATCGGTGACCCGGGGTTCACGGTCGACGACGACACCCTCGTCATCGCGGAGCGGTTCCGGGTCACCGAACGGCTGGTCTGA
- a CDS encoding NUDIX domain-containing protein: MSAADEVLDVVDRDDRVVGQAPRGEVYARGLLHRCVFVQARDAQGRIFVHRRTASKLVFPAHYDMFVGGVLGAGESYARAALREAEEELGVRGLAQPEPLFKFLYEGPGGAWWSYVHEVRCELPVAPQVSEVDWFTYLTQEELDLRVGGGDWAWVPDGLEAYRRLRAHRESRL, from the coding sequence GTGAGTGCCGCTGATGAAGTACTGGACGTGGTGGACCGGGACGACCGGGTCGTCGGACAGGCCCCACGGGGCGAGGTGTACGCCCGGGGACTGCTCCACCGCTGTGTGTTCGTGCAGGCCAGGGACGCGCAGGGGCGGATCTTCGTGCATCGGCGGACCGCCTCGAAGCTGGTCTTCCCCGCGCACTACGACATGTTCGTGGGCGGGGTACTGGGCGCCGGCGAGAGCTATGCGCGGGCCGCGCTGCGCGAGGCCGAGGAGGAGCTGGGGGTACGGGGGCTGGCGCAGCCGGAGCCGCTGTTCAAGTTCCTGTACGAGGGTCCGGGCGGGGCCTGGTGGTCGTACGTGCACGAGGTGCGGTGCGAGCTGCCCGTGGCCCCGCAGGTCTCCGAGGTCGACTGGTTCACGTACCTGACGCAGGAGGAGCTGGACCTGCGGGTGGGCGGCGGGGATTGGGCCTGGGTACCGGACGGGCTGGAGGCCTACCGGCGGCTGCGCGCGCATCGGGAATCCCGCTTGTAG
- a CDS encoding MBL fold metallo-hydrolase, translating into MSVEEPYLVQPAPGVYAYVQPDGGWCLNNAGFVTDGGRTLLVDTAATERRALALRDAVVAAGVPLPRTVVNTHHHGDHTYGNGVFAPEALILGHDNARSEQLAAGHQLEMIWPSTDFGAVDIVPPDLTYSDRATLHVGATEVRVIHPGVAHTTGDSVVWLPGQRVVFTGDLVFAGGTPFLAMGSLAGSLRALELLRSLDAETVVPGHGPLTDPSAYDSTERYLRYVAELAREGRTKGLSPLEVAQQADLGEFGAWRESERLVANVHRAYAELAGRPEGAPLDILAVLTDMTVMNGGTPILCHA; encoded by the coding sequence ATGTCCGTCGAAGAACCGTACCTCGTCCAGCCCGCGCCGGGGGTGTACGCCTACGTCCAGCCGGACGGCGGCTGGTGCCTCAACAACGCCGGATTCGTGACCGACGGGGGCCGCACCCTGCTCGTGGACACCGCTGCCACCGAGCGGCGGGCCCTGGCGCTGCGGGACGCGGTCGTGGCGGCCGGGGTGCCGCTCCCCCGCACCGTGGTCAACACCCACCACCACGGCGACCACACGTACGGGAACGGCGTCTTCGCCCCCGAGGCGCTGATCCTCGGGCACGACAACGCCCGGTCCGAGCAGCTCGCCGCCGGGCACCAGCTGGAGATGATCTGGCCGTCCACGGACTTCGGCGCGGTCGACATCGTCCCGCCCGACCTCACCTACAGCGACCGGGCGACGCTGCACGTCGGCGCCACGGAGGTGCGGGTCATCCACCCGGGCGTCGCGCACACCACCGGGGACTCGGTCGTGTGGCTGCCCGGACAGCGGGTGGTGTTCACCGGCGACCTGGTCTTCGCCGGCGGGACGCCGTTCCTGGCAATGGGCTCCCTCGCGGGCTCGCTGCGGGCGCTGGAGCTGCTGCGCTCGCTGGACGCGGAGACCGTCGTACCGGGCCACGGACCCCTGACCGACCCCTCCGCCTACGACTCCACCGAGCGCTACCTGCGGTACGTGGCCGAGCTGGCCCGGGAGGGCCGGACGAAGGGGCTCTCCCCGCTGGAGGTGGCCCAGCAGGCCGATCTCGGCGAGTTCGGCGCCTGGCGGGAGAGCGAGCGGCTGGTGGCGAACGTGCACCGGGCGTACGCGGAACTGGCCGGCCGGCCGGAGGGCGCGCCGCTGGACATCCTGGCGGTCCTGACGGACATGACCGTGATGAACGGCGGTACACCGATCCTCTGCCACGCCTGA